Proteins encoded within one genomic window of Balaenoptera ricei isolate mBalRic1 chromosome 10, mBalRic1.hap2, whole genome shotgun sequence:
- the MPST gene encoding 3-mercaptopyruvate sulfurtransferase isoform X1: protein MAEPGSREPETGACSRSVAAAAMASQQLFRALVSAQWVAEALRAPRAGQPLRLLDASWYLPKLGRDAHREFEERHIPGAAFFDIDQCSDRTSPYDHMLPRAAHFAEYAGRLGVSASTHVVVYDASDQGLYAAPRVWWMFRAFGHRTVSLLDGGLRNWLRQGLPLSAGKSRPEPAEFHAVLDPDYVKAYEDIKENLESRRFQVVDARAAGRFRGTEPEPREGIEPGHIPGTINIPFTEFLTKEGLEKSPEEIRLLFQDKKVDLSQPLVATCGSGVTACHVALGAYLCGKPDVPLYDGSWVEWYMRAQPEDVISEGRGKTH, encoded by the exons ATGGCCGAACCCGGAAGCCGGGAGCCCGAGACTGGG GCCTGCAGCCGCAGtgtcgccgccgccgccatggCCTCGCAGCAGCTCTTCCGCGCGCTCGTGTCGGCGCAGTGGGTGGCCGAAGCGCTCCGGGCCCCGCGGGCCGGGCAGCCCCTGCGGCTGCTCGACGCCTCCTGGTACCTGCCCAAGCTGGGCCGCGACGCGCACCGCGAGTTCGAGGAGCGCCACATCCCGGGCGCCGCCTTCTTTGACATCGACCAGTGCAGCGACCGCACGTCGCCCTACGACCACATGCTGCCCAGGGCTGCGCACTTCGCCGAGTACGCGGGCCGCCTGGGCGTGAGCGCCTCTACCCACGTCGTGGTCTACGACGCCAGCGATCAGGGCCTCTACGCGGCGCCGCGCGTCTGGTGGATGTTCCGCGCCTTCGGCCACCGCACCGTGTCGCTTCTCGACGGCGGCCTCCGCAACTGGTTGCGCCAGGGCCTCCCGCTGAGCGCGGGCAAGAGCCGCCCGGAGCCCGCAGAGTTCCACGCGGTGCTGGACCCCGACTACGTCAAGGCGTACGAGGACATCAAGGAGAACCTCGAATCCCGGCGCTTCCAGGTGGTGGATGCCCGCGCCGCTGGCCGCTTCCGGGGCACCGAGCCCGAGCCCCGAGAAG GCATCGAACCCGGCCACATCCCCGGCACTATCAACATCCCCTTCACGGAATTCCTGACCAAGGAGGGCTTGGAGAAGAGCCCCGAGGAGATCCGCCTCCTCTTCCAGGACAAGAAGGTGGACCTGTCCCAGCCCCTGGTGGCCACGTGCGGCTCCGGCGTCACAGCCTGTCATGTGGCACTGGGGGCCTACCTCTGCGGCAAGCCCGATGTGCCCCTCTATGACGGCTCCTGGGTGGAGTGGTACATGCGCGCCCAGCCCGAAGATGTCATCTCCGAGGGCCGGGGGAAGACCCACTGA
- the MPST gene encoding 3-mercaptopyruvate sulfurtransferase isoform X2 — MASQQLFRALVSAQWVAEALRAPRAGQPLRLLDASWYLPKLGRDAHREFEERHIPGAAFFDIDQCSDRTSPYDHMLPRAAHFAEYAGRLGVSASTHVVVYDASDQGLYAAPRVWWMFRAFGHRTVSLLDGGLRNWLRQGLPLSAGKSRPEPAEFHAVLDPDYVKAYEDIKENLESRRFQVVDARAAGRFRGTEPEPREGIEPGHIPGTINIPFTEFLTKEGLEKSPEEIRLLFQDKKVDLSQPLVATCGSGVTACHVALGAYLCGKPDVPLYDGSWVEWYMRAQPEDVISEGRGKTH, encoded by the exons atggCCTCGCAGCAGCTCTTCCGCGCGCTCGTGTCGGCGCAGTGGGTGGCCGAAGCGCTCCGGGCCCCGCGGGCCGGGCAGCCCCTGCGGCTGCTCGACGCCTCCTGGTACCTGCCCAAGCTGGGCCGCGACGCGCACCGCGAGTTCGAGGAGCGCCACATCCCGGGCGCCGCCTTCTTTGACATCGACCAGTGCAGCGACCGCACGTCGCCCTACGACCACATGCTGCCCAGGGCTGCGCACTTCGCCGAGTACGCGGGCCGCCTGGGCGTGAGCGCCTCTACCCACGTCGTGGTCTACGACGCCAGCGATCAGGGCCTCTACGCGGCGCCGCGCGTCTGGTGGATGTTCCGCGCCTTCGGCCACCGCACCGTGTCGCTTCTCGACGGCGGCCTCCGCAACTGGTTGCGCCAGGGCCTCCCGCTGAGCGCGGGCAAGAGCCGCCCGGAGCCCGCAGAGTTCCACGCGGTGCTGGACCCCGACTACGTCAAGGCGTACGAGGACATCAAGGAGAACCTCGAATCCCGGCGCTTCCAGGTGGTGGATGCCCGCGCCGCTGGCCGCTTCCGGGGCACCGAGCCCGAGCCCCGAGAAG GCATCGAACCCGGCCACATCCCCGGCACTATCAACATCCCCTTCACGGAATTCCTGACCAAGGAGGGCTTGGAGAAGAGCCCCGAGGAGATCCGCCTCCTCTTCCAGGACAAGAAGGTGGACCTGTCCCAGCCCCTGGTGGCCACGTGCGGCTCCGGCGTCACAGCCTGTCATGTGGCACTGGGGGCCTACCTCTGCGGCAAGCCCGATGTGCCCCTCTATGACGGCTCCTGGGTGGAGTGGTACATGCGCGCCCAGCCCGAAGATGTCATCTCCGAGGGCCGGGGGAAGACCCACTGA